The Chitinophagaceae bacterium genome window below encodes:
- the ypdA gene encoding YpdA family putative bacillithiol disulfide reductase has protein sequence METTHYPIIIIGGGPIGLACAIEAKKAGIPYLILEKGCLVNSIYHYPSNMTFFSTSERLEIGDVPFVSNNPKPTRAEALEYYRRVADTFKLNIHLFEEVLQTEKTTENFIITTSKNRYTANYIIIASGFYDIPYLLNVPGEDLPKVTHYYKDPHFYAFQKVLVVGANNSAVDAALETWRKGAEVTMVIREKEIGERVKYWARPDIVNRISEGSIKAYFESTIVEIREQEVEIQTADGIVTLPNDWVIAATGYQPNLDFLQRIGILLSDDEVRKPSYDELTHETNVKNVFLAGVICGGMNTHRLFIENSREHALHIIQSIKKRQTT, from the coding sequence ATGGAAACAACGCATTATCCCATCATTATTATTGGGGGTGGCCCTATTGGACTGGCCTGTGCAATTGAAGCAAAAAAGGCAGGCATTCCCTATCTCATACTTGAAAAAGGATGCCTGGTTAATTCAATTTACCACTACCCTTCCAACATGACTTTTTTTTCCACTTCTGAACGGCTGGAAATTGGTGATGTTCCTTTTGTAAGTAACAATCCCAAACCAACAAGAGCGGAAGCGCTGGAATATTACAGGAGAGTGGCTGATACATTTAAGCTCAACATTCATTTGTTTGAAGAAGTATTACAGACAGAAAAGACAACAGAAAACTTCATCATCACAACATCAAAGAACCGATACACTGCAAACTATATCATCATTGCATCTGGGTTTTATGATATCCCTTATTTGCTGAATGTACCTGGTGAGGATTTACCGAAAGTAACACACTATTATAAAGACCCTCATTTTTACGCTTTTCAAAAAGTACTGGTGGTTGGTGCAAATAATTCAGCAGTTGATGCAGCACTGGAAACATGGCGCAAAGGAGCCGAAGTAACCATGGTGATCCGTGAAAAAGAAATTGGTGAACGTGTAAAATACTGGGCAAGGCCCGACATTGTAAACCGCATCAGCGAGGGTTCTATCAAAGCTTATTTTGAATCAACAATAGTTGAAATAAGAGAACAGGAAGTGGAAATTCAAACAGCTGATGGAATTGTTACGCTGCCAAACGATTGGGTAATTGCTGCAACAGGTTATCAACCCAACCTTGATTTTTTACAACGCATCGGCATCTTGTTGTCTGATGATGAAGTAAGAAAACCAAGTTATGATGAACTGACGCATGAAACCAATGTAAAGAATGTATTCCTTGCAGGTGTTATTTGCGGAGGGATGAATACACATCGTTTGTTCATTGAAAATTCAAGAGAACATGCGCTGCATATTATACAATCGATCAAAAAAAGACAGACAACATAA
- a CDS encoding class I SAM-dependent RNA methyltransferase, with protein MNLYTASSTITITCHKRIAIYLEKEVEELGFTVDETFITGVKLTGTINDCIKLNLNLRCASQVLYSLKQFEAENADDIYNNLHNYHWENILPDPGYFSVTSNVNNPTINNSMFANLRVKDAIVDRLRDKRGTRPSTGSELTGTVIHLFWKNENAEIFIDTSGDSLARHGYRKIPGLAPMLEGLASATIYATCWDRVSPFINPMCGSGTIAIEAALIATNRRPGLYRTNYAFMHLQGYDETVYHKEDALLEEQIVDVPGLRIIATDYDFKAIENSKKNAIAAGVHKLIEFAVCDFAETEVPADGKGIMMVNPEYGERLGDITELEETYSRIGDFMKKKCGGYFGYVFTGNLELAKKIGLKAKRRIEFYNSTIDCRLFEYELYSGTRRTEIKPSAE; from the coding sequence ATGAATTTATATACAGCCAGTTCCACCATCACCATCACCTGTCATAAGCGGATTGCAATCTATCTTGAAAAAGAAGTAGAGGAACTTGGTTTTACAGTTGATGAAACATTTATTACCGGTGTTAAATTAACAGGTACCATTAACGATTGTATTAAACTCAATCTCAACCTGCGTTGTGCCAGCCAGGTATTGTACAGCCTCAAACAGTTTGAAGCAGAGAATGCGGATGACATTTACAATAATCTTCATAATTATCACTGGGAAAATATTTTACCCGATCCCGGATATTTTTCTGTTACAAGCAATGTCAACAACCCAACCATTAACAACAGCATGTTTGCTAACCTGCGTGTGAAAGATGCCATTGTTGACAGGCTCCGTGATAAAAGAGGAACCCGCCCATCAACCGGATCTGAATTAACCGGAACGGTCATTCATTTATTCTGGAAGAATGAAAACGCAGAAATTTTTATTGATACATCCGGCGATTCACTGGCAAGACATGGTTACCGAAAAATTCCCGGTCTTGCTCCCATGCTGGAAGGATTAGCTTCAGCAACTATTTATGCAACCTGCTGGGATCGTGTGTCACCGTTTATTAATCCCATGTGCGGATCAGGGACTATTGCCATTGAAGCTGCATTGATTGCTACCAACAGAAGACCCGGTTTGTACAGAACCAATTATGCGTTCATGCATTTACAGGGATACGATGAAACTGTTTATCACAAAGAAGATGCTTTGCTAGAGGAACAGATTGTTGATGTTCCCGGTCTCCGCATCATTGCAACCGATTATGATTTCAAAGCCATTGAAAATTCAAAAAAGAATGCAATAGCAGCAGGTGTGCATAAGCTGATTGAATTTGCTGTATGTGATTTTGCTGAAACAGAAGTCCCGGCAGATGGAAAAGGAATCATGATGGTGAATCCTGAATATGGTGAACGACTGGGTGATATTACAGAACTGGAAGAAACCTACAGCCGCATTGGTGATTTTATGAAAAAGAAATGCGGTGGATATTTTGGGTATGTGTTCACAGGCAATCTTGAACTGGCTAAAAAAATAGGGTTGAAAGCCAAACGGCGCATTGAATTTTACAACAGTACCATTGATTGCCGCTTGTTTGAATATGAATTGTATTCCGGTACAAGAAGAACGGAAATAAAGCCTTCAGCAGAATAA
- a CDS encoding peroxiredoxin → MTTQTDSVHTSMPRIGDAAPSFKAVTTQGPIHFPDDYKGKWVILFSHPADFTPVCTSEFMTFAKLESDFAKLNTQLVGLSVDGLYSHIAWLRTIKEKIEFRDMKNVEVKFPLIEDISMDVAKMYGMIQPNESTTKAVRAVFFIDPAGTIRAMIYYPLSLGRNFDELKRVIIGLQTADKHAVALPADWKPGEDVIVPPANSCGVAADRMAGKDENVYCKDWFFCMKPLPIEELELN, encoded by the coding sequence ATGACAACTCAGACAGACAGCGTGCATACCTCAATGCCAAGAATTGGTGATGCTGCTCCTTCTTTTAAAGCGGTTACAACTCAGGGACCAATTCACTTTCCTGATGATTATAAAGGCAAATGGGTGATCCTCTTCAGCCACCCCGCCGATTTTACACCGGTTTGCACTTCAGAATTCATGACTTTTGCCAAACTGGAAAGCGATTTTGCCAAACTCAATACACAACTGGTAGGGCTAAGCGTTGACGGACTGTACAGTCATATTGCATGGCTTCGTACAATTAAAGAAAAAATTGAGTTCAGGGATATGAAAAACGTTGAAGTAAAATTCCCGCTCATTGAAGACATCAGTATGGACGTTGCAAAGATGTACGGCATGATTCAGCCAAATGAAAGCACAACCAAGGCTGTAAGAGCCGTGTTCTTTATAGATCCTGCAGGTACTATCCGTGCTATGATTTACTATCCGCTTTCATTGGGTAGAAACTTTGATGAGCTGAAGCGTGTAATCATTGGATTGCAGACTGCCGATAAACATGCGGTGGCACTTCCTGCCGATTGGAAACCCGGTGAAGATGTCATTGTTCCTCCTGCCAACAGTTGTGGTGTAGCAGCCGACCGTATGGCCGGGAAAGATGAAAACGTTTATTGCAAGGACTGGTTCTTCTGCATGAAACCGTTGCCCATTGAAGAACTGGAACTTAATTAA
- a CDS encoding MBL fold metallo-hydrolase — translation MSLYITSLNSGSNGNCYYIGNEREAVLIDAGISCRETEIRMKRLGLAMEKVKAVFISHEHSDHINGVIVLSKKHQIPVYITEATHKKARIKLEKHLINRFKADEPVQVGELTVTPFQKFHDAHDPHSFTVSSSTVTVGIFTDLGIACKNLVHHFQQCHAAFLESNYDVDMLETGNYPYILKKRITNGQGHLSNIQALELFNTHRPKFMSHLILSHLSKNNNKPELVDDLFKQHAAGTVIIVASRYEESPVFKIENLNGAPQQKPAKQKKKVYQQQLSLF, via the coding sequence ATGTCACTATACATCACTTCACTGAATTCGGGCAGTAACGGCAACTGCTATTATATCGGCAACGAACGTGAAGCTGTGCTCATTGATGCAGGCATCAGTTGCAGGGAAACAGAAATCAGGATGAAACGCCTTGGCCTGGCGATGGAAAAAGTGAAAGCTGTTTTTATTTCACATGAACACAGCGATCATATTAATGGTGTTATTGTGTTATCAAAAAAACACCAGATCCCTGTTTACATTACTGAAGCAACCCATAAGAAGGCAAGAATAAAATTAGAAAAACATCTCATCAACCGGTTTAAAGCAGATGAACCCGTACAGGTTGGAGAGTTAACAGTTACGCCTTTTCAAAAATTTCATGATGCACATGATCCGCACAGTTTTACCGTTTCTTCTTCAACAGTAACAGTGGGAATTTTTACTGATCTGGGGATTGCCTGCAAAAACCTTGTTCATCATTTTCAGCAATGCCATGCTGCTTTTCTTGAATCAAACTATGATGTGGATATGCTTGAAACCGGGAACTATCCGTATATACTGAAGAAGCGTATTACCAACGGACAGGGTCACCTGTCGAATATACAGGCACTGGAATTATTCAACACACACCGGCCGAAATTCATGAGCCATCTCATCCTCTCACATTTATCAAAAAATAATAATAAACCTGAGCTCGTAGATGACCTCTTTAAACAACATGCCGCAGGAACTGTAATTATTGTTGCTTCCCGTTATGAAGAATCTCCTGTTTTCAAAATAGAAAACCTTAACGGGGCTCCACAACAGAAACCGGCGAAACAAAAAAAGAAAGTATATCAGCAGCAGCTTTCTCTTTTCTGA